Below is a window of Bradyrhizobium sp. SZCCHNS1050 DNA.
GGGTCGAGCGGCGCTCCGGGCCCGACAGTGCGCTGCTGATTTCAGTCGAGGACGACGGCGGCGGCGATGCGACACTGCTGGCGCAATCGAGCGGCTTCGGCCTGACCGGAATCCGCGAGCGCATCGCCGCGGTCGGCGGCTCGCTGTCGATCGGACCGGCCGCGCGCGGGCTCAGCGTCTCCGCGACAATTCCACTGGCCGCCTGAGACAACCGGGATGCCCGAGCGCACAGGCATTTCGATCCTGCTGGTCGACGACCACCCGGTGGTCCGGCAAGGCTATCGCCGCGTGCTGGAGAGCCAGGACGGGTTTCGAGTCATCGCCGAGGCCGACAGCGCCGCGGCGGCCTATGCCGCGTTCAAGGCGCATGCGCCCGACGTGGTCGTGCTCGACATCTCGATGAAGGGCGCCAGCGGGCTGGAGGCGATCCGCAACATCCGCGCTCGCGACAATCGCGCCTGCATCCTCGTGTTCTCGATGCATGGCGAGGCGCCGTTGGTGAAGGCGGCGTTCGCCGCCGGCGCGAGCGGCTTCGTCACCAAGAGCAGCGAGCCGTCGGCGCTGGTCCGTGCCATCCGCATGGTGATCAGCGGGGAGCGCGCGCTCAGCGACGACGTCGCCCATGTGCTGGCCGCCGACAGTCTCGATCCGCAGCAGACCGTGCTCGACCGGCTCGGCGAGCGTGAGATCGAAATCCTGCGCCAGTTCGCGTCGGGCCTGACCACCGAGCAGATCGCCACGAACCTGCACCTCAGCGTCAAGACGGTGCAGAACTATCATTATCTGGTGAAGGCCAAGACGGGACTGCAGACGGATGCGCAGCTGGTGCGGCTGGCGGTGACCAGCGGGCTGACGGATTTGTAGCCCGGATGAACGCGCGCCTAGCGCGCCTGAAGTCCACGGAGCAGCAGGGTCAGCACGGCATCGACGCGGGCCGAGCAGGTGCATTCGCCCCATTCGTCAGCGTGGGCGGGATGATGGAAGCTTCGGGTCGCGTCGAAGATCGCCGCGGCCGCGGTCTTGGGATCAGCGACATCGAACGTCCCCTGCGCGACCCCCTCAGCGATCATGCCCTCGACCTGGGCGATCAGGTTCTGCTTGTGCGCCTTGACCACCGAGCACGCCTCGCGCGCCAGGGTGAGATAGGTCGCGAACATCTCCGGATCTTCACAGACCCGTTTCTGCTTGGCGCCGAACAGCTCGCGCAGCCAGCGCTCCAGCTTCGCCGGCGCCGGTCCCGGCTCGGCCGCGATCTGCGCCAGCGGCGCGCTGACCCGCTCGAGCCAGCGCTTGGCAACCGCCTCGCGCAGCGACGCCTTGCTCGGAAAGTGACGGTAGACGGAGCCGTGGCTGACATCGAGCGCTCTCGCGACGTCGACGACCGTCGCTTTGGCGAGCCCATAACGGCGCAACACGTCCTCGGTAACTTCGAGGATGCGCTCGGATGTCAGAACCACGGCCTCATTCATGCGTGCACCATATCGGCGTCGGACGTATTCGCCTTGATCTGGATCGTCTCAGCCTGGTCGGCGGACGATGGCGCGCGAAACCTGGTGGCCTGGGCCTCCAGGTGACGCGCGACCTGGAGATTCAGCCAGTCCTGAAATTGTGAGTGCAACAATCGCTTTTCAATCTTCATCGAAGCGGTCCTTCGCAGTTGAAACCGCTGAACCCAAGGTCAGACAGTGGAAGTTGGTCTTAAGCAAGATGGCAGGGTCGACATACACCATCGCGCTGACAGATTTCAATATCTGTCAGCGCGATTTTTTGAAAATGGTATTATGATCCGGAAACGGCATGCCGAGCGGCCGGAAAGACCGCCGTTTGTGTCGATCCGGCCACTCTGGTAAAGCGCGGCGTAAAATGCCGGCGCGGACGCTTGGTCCCGCCCACCTTCCCTCCCGCCTCGGAGCGCCGTCGATGATCCCCCGCTATTCCCGTCCCGAAATGGCCTCGATCTGGGAGCCGCAGACCCGGTTCAAGATCTGGTTCGAGATCGAGGCGCATGCGGCGGACGCGCTGGCGGAGCTCGGCGTGATCCCCAAGGAGGCCGCCAAGACGATCTGGGCCAAGGCCAAGGACGCCACCTTCGACGTCGCCCGCATCGATGAGATCGAGCGCGAGACCAAGCACGACGTCATCGCCTTCCTGACCCATCTCGCCGAGATCGTCGGTCCCGAGGCGCGCTTCGTGCACCAGGGCATGACGTCATCGGACGTGCTCGACACCTGCCTCAACGTCCAGCTCACCCGCTCCGCCGACCTGCTGCTCGCCGATCTCGACCGCGTGCTTGCGGCGCTGAAGACACGCGCCTTCGAGCACAAGATGACGCCGACCATCGGCCGCTCGCACGGCATCCACGCCGAGCCGGTGACGTTCGGCCTCAAGCTCGCTTATGCCTATGCCGAATTCTCCCGCGCGCGCGCGCGCCTGGTCGCCGCGCGGAAGGAAGTCGCGACCTGCGCGATTTCCGGCGCCGTCGGCACCTTCGCCCAGATCGATCCGCGCGTGGAAGAGCACGTCGCCAAGGCGATGGGCCTGTCGCCCGAGCCGATCTCGACCCAGGTGATTCCGCGCGACCGCCACGCGATGTTCTTTGCGACCCTCGGCGTGATCGCCTCCTCGGTCGAACGCTTTGCGACCGAAGTCCGCCACCTGCAGCGCACCGAGGTGCTGGAAGCCGAGGAGTTCTTCTCCGAGGGGCAGAAGGGCTCGTCGGCGATGCCGCACAAGCGCAACCCGGTGCTGTCGGAGAACCTCACCGGCCTCGCCCGCATGGTGCGTGCCTATGTGACGCCCGCGATGGAGAACGTCGTGCTCTGGCATGAGCGCGACATCTCGCACTCCTCGGTCGAGCGCATGATCGGCCCCGACGCCACCGTGACGCTCGACTTCGCGCTGGTTCGCCTCGCCGGCCTGGTCGAGAAGCTGCTGGTCTATCCCGCCAACATGGAAAAGAACCTCGACCGCCTCGGCGGCCTCGTGCACTCGCAGCGCGTGCTGATCGCGCTGACCCAGAAGGGGGCGAGCCGCGAGGACTCCTACAAGCTGGTCCAGCGCAACGCGATGCCGGTGTGGCGCGGCGAAGGCGACTTCCGCACTTTGCTCAAGGCCGACGCCGACGTGAAGAAGTACCTGAGCGACGCCGAGATCGACGAGCAGTTCGACCTCGGCTATCACCTCAAGCACGTCGACACGATCTTCCGGCGCGTGTTCGGGGAGAGCTGAGCGGGCGGACGCCTCAGTCCGCCTCCTCGCACTTGTCCTGCTTGACCTTGAACATCTTCCGGAACTGGGTCTCGAGCGCGCTCCGCATCGCCTCCATCTTCTTCTCGCCGGTGTTGCGGAGGTTGTAGTTGATAGCGCAATTGCTCCAGCCGAAATTGACCAGATAGATCCGCATGCGCTCCTGGCCGTCCGGCTTCTGCGCTTCGGCGGCGTAGCGAGCGACGCAGGCCTTCGGACTGGCGTTGTCGGCACAGCCCTTGTCGACGGTCTGGCGAAACATCTGCTGCAGGTCGGTCTTGCCCTCGATCGCGTCGACGAACTTTGCACAGGCGGCGGCAGGCTGGTAGTCGCGCAGCGCCGCGGGCGTCTTGAATCCGCGGGTCTGCGCCAGGTCGAAATCGCAACTGTCCTTCAGCTCCGCCACCCTGGCGCGGCGGTAGTCGTCGACACCGGGCAGCGCGATGAACTCCAGCCGCGCGGCAGCGTCGAGCGTGGCCTTGCAGGCGCGGTCGATCTTGTCGGCGTCGAGCGCCGCGACCGCCTTCGGGTCGAATGCCGGCAACGTGCCCGGCGAGTCGAAATCGGACGGGCCAAACAGCAGACGGACGGTGTTGCGCAGCCGCGTCTCGTCGTGCTTGGCGGGATCGTACCGGACCGTGAAACGGCAGCCGCTGTCCCAGGACATCGTCCGCTCGGCGGCATGGGCGCTGGCACCGGCGAGCGTGACGGCGGCGAGCGCCAAGCGTGCGGTCCATCCTGTCCAGCTTCGTCGGGTCATGGTACTCTTCGCAGTCGATCAATGCCTGTATCCTACCCAGCCCCGACGCCAACACCAGCCCGTGCCGCGCAGCATCTGAAGCGTGACGACGTCACGCTCGACAAGTGCCAGACCTGGCAGCGCTTGCAGCTACAGCTTCTTCAACGAGACGACCGCGTTGCCCTTGTTGTTGAAGTAGAATCGATACAACAGCAGCCAAGGAAGCATGATGGACGTGTCGTTGACGTAGACGAACACCTCCCCATCGCTGCGGGCCGTGAACCTGGCTGTCCAGCGGCTGCTGCCGGGCGTTTCCTGCTGGAAAGCCGGGAGATGCTCCTCCAGCCCGGTGCTGCCCACCCGCACGATCGGTGCGAACCAGTTCGACCAGATCAGCCGCTTGAAGGGTATCCCAGGCAATTGGGTCCAGGTGCCGTAACCGAAGCCGGCCGGAGTCGCAGGGATGCCGCCGTCGCTCCATGCCTCCCCGACGTCGAGCACGATCTGATAGGTCTCGCCCTGCGCCACGGTCAGCGCTGTCGGATAGCAATGGTGACGCGTCTCGAATACTGGCCGGATGCTTCCACCAGGGTATGCGCCGATCTCTGTCTCCTCGACCTCGATCGGCCTCAGCGTCTCCTTGCAGAACAGCCCGGCCGTATTGGCCGCGCCGAACCCCAGCCACCAGAACAGCCAGAACATGATGGCGAACGGGAAGATCCACGTTTTCAGCAGATAGAAACCGGCAACATACCAGCCCTGGCGTCGCAGCGAATAAACCGTCGCGCGCCAGCCGGTCACCGGCTTGTGCCGGGATGGATCGTTCCAGGCGATGCGTGCGGCGTCGCGGATCGTTCGCTGCAGTGAGGTGCCCCACGCCGTCAAGCCGAGCGCAGCGGCCACACCAACCACCAGCAAACCCGGCGAATCCCGAAACGCGACGAACCATGGGTCGAGAAATTTGGGCAAGAAGGCTGCCGCTCCGTTGACCAGCGGATTTACCAGCCCATGCAAGGGCTCATAAAGCACGCGCGGCCAATAGATGACGAAATATGGGATCGCCGCGACGAACAGCAGCGCGAACATGGTGGCGAAATAGACCACGCGGCGCAGCCAGACCCAATTCCAGACATCGTCCTGCACCCGCGTCCGCGCGTGCCCGTGATCGAGCGGATGCAGCGCATCGACCGGCGTATCGGTCTCATCCGTGACGCGGTAAGCGGCGGGTACGACCACCGGTGCATAGTGATCGGGACCCGACCCAATGCGTTCGAACACGGTGCGGTGGATCGTCGGCTTCACCGGCGGCAGAGGTGGCTGCGGCAGGCTCGGATGCAGATCGTCAGCAAGAAGCCCGGTCTGGGCCTTGAACGGCGAATGAAGCAGCCACTTGATGCGACTGACATCGTACCGGAGCGATAGCTTGTAGGGCGGCGCGTCATAGATCTCGCGCAGATTGCGCGGCTTGTAGCGGTAGTAGGCCGCAAGCCCCTTGCGCGAGTCGTTCAGCGTGTCGAGCGGATCGATCTCGGGATCGTAGAGGAGCCTGCGCCGCCCGTCGAGATAGACGAGACCATAGGCCTGGGCGCGGTCGAGCATCCAATCGAGCGTCACATAGGAAAGGCCATCCTGCGGATAGCCGCCGCCGATGTCGGAATGCACGCCGGTAAACCACACCTGGCTGATGCGCTCGCGGTCACGTGGCGGCAGATCGGTGCGCAGATGCGGCGGCGGCTCGGCCAGTTTCGCAGCCGCACTGCGCGGATCGTGGTCGATGCCGAACAGCCAGTCCTTCTTGTCACTGCGGCCTGAAACAGCCTCGTCCCGTCCCCACACATAGCGCTCATCCCAGATCACCGGGCGGAAGGCGTCACGCTCCTCCTCGATCGCGAGGGCGTGGCAAGCGCGATGGATCTTGGAATTCATGAACTGGTCCGGCATCGACAGCGGCCAGATCCAATAGTCAATGGCGCGCGTCATCTCCTCGATCGGCCCGCCGTAGGCGTCAACGGTGTCCCAAATGCCGACGAAATGCACGCTCTCGACCTCGACTGCTGGCGGAGCCTGCAGCGCCACGCCCTGCACTCTGCGCAGCGTTCTGATTCCCCAGTCGCGCACTCCGCGCAGGTCCAGGCCGATCTTGCCGAGATATCTGAGAATTCCGCTATTGTAGCGACGCCGATAGCGGCGATAGGCGTCTGCGGCGAACCGGGCGAGATCGGCTTCATTGTCGTCGTAGGCGACGAGCCCCTGCCCCGCGATCATTGCCGCCACGATACGGATGGTGAAGGCACCGCGGCTGAACCCGAAGCAGTAGATGCGGTCGCCCGGCTTGTAGTTGCGACAGCAGAAGCTGTAGATCGCAATCACATTCCGCTTCAGGCCGAAGCCGAAGATGCCGCCGAGGGCTGCGAACAGCTTGAAGGAGGACGTTCCGACGCCATCGTCATAAAAGGCGACTTGCCGGCGCGGATCGCGCAGGTCCAGCAGCTGGAACAGGCGCCAGACATTGGTCTTGAACACGGCCTTGGCGCTGTTGCCGGTCCCGTCCGACAACAGCACGATGTTCTTTGCAACAGGATTGGACACGAGGCCCCCCGACCAGAATGCCGGCAGGGAGATTGGTCCGCAATTGCAGGAAAATCAAGGCACAATCCCTGCGCGAGCCCGCAGGACCACCCGCTCAGTTCTCAGCACCGCCCGTCATCCGCAAGGCAACATCGTCGCTTGATCCAATGCAGTCATCGAACGGGGGACGGCTTATCGAGGCGCGACTGACAGAGCGGCACGCATGGAATCACTCAAAAATGATCAGCAGATGCCTTTGTGCGGTTGTCCGACATCTCGTCGTCGACCTCTGATCCTTCGACAGAGGTCAGATCCGCGACTAAGCAGGTCGCCGGAATTCACCACTGACGAGCCCGACATGCCCGAGACGATCGCGAGCTACGATCCCCTGCTGCGATGGATTCATTGGGCGACCGCCCTGCTGTTCATCGCAGCGATGCTGATCGGGCTGTATTGCGGCCTTCAGCCGGCCGGGACGTCGCCGCGGCGGGAGCTGCTGGAGGTTCACAAATCGCTCGGCGTCACGCTGTTTATGCTGGCCATTCTCCGCGTGATCGTGCGGGCTCGCACCATGGCGCCGGCCGCTCCGGCCACGTTCGGACCGATGGTCTGCGCGCTGTCGCAGCTCAATCATTGGGCGCTCTATGCGCTGCTGCTGATCATGCCCGTCACCGGCTA
It encodes the following:
- a CDS encoding response regulator transcription factor — its product is MPERTGISILLVDDHPVVRQGYRRVLESQDGFRVIAEADSAAAAYAAFKAHAPDVVVLDISMKGASGLEAIRNIRARDNRACILVFSMHGEAPLVKAAFAAGASGFVTKSSEPSALVRAIRMVISGERALSDDVAHVLAADSLDPQQTVLDRLGEREIEILRQFASGLTTEQIATNLHLSVKTVQNYHYLVKAKTGLQTDAQLVRLAVTSGLTDL
- a CDS encoding TetR family transcriptional regulator encodes the protein MNEAVVLTSERILEVTEDVLRRYGLAKATVVDVARALDVSHGSVYRHFPSKASLREAVAKRWLERVSAPLAQIAAEPGPAPAKLERWLRELFGAKQKRVCEDPEMFATYLTLAREACSVVKAHKQNLIAQVEGMIAEGVAQGTFDVADPKTAAAAIFDATRSFHHPAHADEWGECTCSARVDAVLTLLLRGLQAR
- the purB gene encoding adenylosuccinate lyase, which encodes MIPRYSRPEMASIWEPQTRFKIWFEIEAHAADALAELGVIPKEAAKTIWAKAKDATFDVARIDEIERETKHDVIAFLTHLAEIVGPEARFVHQGMTSSDVLDTCLNVQLTRSADLLLADLDRVLAALKTRAFEHKMTPTIGRSHGIHAEPVTFGLKLAYAYAEFSRARARLVAARKEVATCAISGAVGTFAQIDPRVEEHVAKAMGLSPEPISTQVIPRDRHAMFFATLGVIASSVERFATEVRHLQRTEVLEAEEFFSEGQKGSSAMPHKRNPVLSENLTGLARMVRAYVTPAMENVVLWHERDISHSSVERMIGPDATVTLDFALVRLAGLVEKLLVYPANMEKNLDRLGGLVHSQRVLIALTQKGASREDSYKLVQRNAMPVWRGEGDFRTLLKADADVKKYLSDAEIDEQFDLGYHLKHVDTIFRRVFGES
- a CDS encoding DUF2235 domain-containing protein, translating into MSNPVAKNIVLLSDGTGNSAKAVFKTNVWRLFQLLDLRDPRRQVAFYDDGVGTSSFKLFAALGGIFGFGLKRNVIAIYSFCCRNYKPGDRIYCFGFSRGAFTIRIVAAMIAGQGLVAYDDNEADLARFAADAYRRYRRRYNSGILRYLGKIGLDLRGVRDWGIRTLRRVQGVALQAPPAVEVESVHFVGIWDTVDAYGGPIEEMTRAIDYWIWPLSMPDQFMNSKIHRACHALAIEEERDAFRPVIWDERYVWGRDEAVSGRSDKKDWLFGIDHDPRSAAAKLAEPPPHLRTDLPPRDRERISQVWFTGVHSDIGGGYPQDGLSYVTLDWMLDRAQAYGLVYLDGRRRLLYDPEIDPLDTLNDSRKGLAAYYRYKPRNLREIYDAPPYKLSLRYDVSRIKWLLHSPFKAQTGLLADDLHPSLPQPPLPPVKPTIHRTVFERIGSGPDHYAPVVVPAAYRVTDETDTPVDALHPLDHGHARTRVQDDVWNWVWLRRVVYFATMFALLFVAAIPYFVIYWPRVLYEPLHGLVNPLVNGAAAFLPKFLDPWFVAFRDSPGLLVVGVAAALGLTAWGTSLQRTIRDAARIAWNDPSRHKPVTGWRATVYSLRRQGWYVAGFYLLKTWIFPFAIMFWLFWWLGFGAANTAGLFCKETLRPIEVEETEIGAYPGGSIRPVFETRHHCYPTALTVAQGETYQIVLDVGEAWSDGGIPATPAGFGYGTWTQLPGIPFKRLIWSNWFAPIVRVGSTGLEEHLPAFQQETPGSSRWTARFTARSDGEVFVYVNDTSIMLPWLLLYRFYFNNKGNAVVSLKKL
- a CDS encoding cytochrome b, whose protein sequence is MPETIASYDPLLRWIHWATALLFIAAMLIGLYCGLQPAGTSPRRELLEVHKSLGVTLFMLAILRVIVRARTMAPAAPATFGPMVCALSQLNHWALYALLLIMPVTGYMFSSAGGYSLRYFGTFSWPRLFAGDRTIAHAGEITHDTLAYLVYLVVGLHIAATLWHAFVKKDEALARMWPRR